In a genomic window of Muntiacus reevesi chromosome 1, mMunRee1.1, whole genome shotgun sequence:
- the CIART gene encoding circadian-associated transcriptional repressor isoform X2, with product MSGSGVKRSRDGELETCINIQGCTTEGDLLFAQKCKELQGFIPPLTDLLKGLKMGRFERGLSTFQQSVAMDRIQRILGVLKKPQMGERYLGTLLQVEGMLKTWFPHIAAQKSSLGSSRHQLTKYFPSHHFYPAASSPAPSVEKMNQTQLGQLVLKPKQPWHLTEWPAMNLTWIHTTPICNPPLSSPGTISFSHGPLGTGTSIGVILFLQHGVQSLTHSAPITPVPSTTASPVIPGNHQKLSAEGPHYHNLPVTLPSNCSCAPSPPGLPTLTREMTTGHLEQMRSHPLVAPAVHPLNP from the exons ATGTCAGGATCTGGGGTCAAAAGATCAAGAGATGGTGAATTGGAGACCTGTATAAACATCCAGGGTTGTACCACAGAAGGAGACCTGCTCTTTGCTCAGAAG TGTAAAGAGCTCCAAGGATTCATACCCCCTCTCACAGACCTACTGAAGGGGCTGAAGATGGGTCGATTTGAGAGAG GATTGAGCACTTTCCAGCAGAGTGTGGCAATGGACAGGATCCAGCGTATCTTAGGAGTTTTGAAGAAGCCACAGATGGG AGAGCGTTATCTAGGAACTCTGTTACAGGTGGAAGGAATGTTAAAGACTTGGTTTCCTCATATAGCTGCCCAGAAGTCATCATTGGGTAGCAGCAGGCACCAGCTGACCAAG TATTTTCCAAGCCACCACTTTTATCCAGCTGCTTCCTCTCCTGCACCTTCCGTGGAAAAGATGAACCAGACACAGCTAGGACAGCTAGTATTAAAACCAAAGCAGCCTTGGCACCTCACCGAATGGCCAGCTATGAACCTCACTTGGATCCACACTACTCCAATTTGCAATCCCCCTCTCAGTTCCCCAGGTACCATCTCCTTTAGCCATGGTCCTTTAGGCACTGGAACCAGCATTGGTGTCATCCTTTTCCTCCAACATGGAGTACAGTCCTTGACTCACTCAGCCCCAATCACTCCAGTTCCATCTACGACAGCATCTCCTGTCATCCCTGGTAATCATCAGAAACTATCTGCAGAGGGGCCTCATTATCACAATTTGCCAGTAACTCTGCCATCAAACTGTAGCtgtgccccttcccctcctggtcTACCCACCCTGACCAGAGAGATGACCACAGGACACCTGGAACAGATGAGAAGCCATCCTTTAGTTGCTCCTGCTGTCCATCCTCTCAACCCCTAA
- the CIART gene encoding circadian-associated transcriptional repressor isoform X1 yields MDSPSSVSSYSSYSLSSSFSTSPVNSDFGSPSDSEGEDKWAHGPKPDTVGQKEGSRPSPGPIRCRQRPKVSSNQHAASHSEQRGLAASMSGSGVKRSRDGELETCINIQGCTTEGDLLFAQKCKELQGFIPPLTDLLKGLKMGRFERGLSTFQQSVAMDRIQRILGVLKKPQMGERYLGTLLQVEGMLKTWFPHIAAQKSSLGSSRHQLTKYFPSHHFYPAASSPAPSVEKMNQTQLGQLVLKPKQPWHLTEWPAMNLTWIHTTPICNPPLSSPGTISFSHGPLGTGTSIGVILFLQHGVQSLTHSAPITPVPSTTASPVIPGNHQKLSAEGPHYHNLPVTLPSNCSCAPSPPGLPTLTREMTTGHLEQMRSHPLVAPAVHPLNP; encoded by the exons ATGGATTCTCCGTCTAGCGTTTCTTCCTATTCTTCctactctctttcttcctctttttccacCTCCCCAGTGAACAGTGACTTTGGCTCCCCCTCCGATAGTGAGGGGGAGGACAAGTGGGCTCATGGCCCCAAGCCAGACACTGTTGGGCAGAAGGAAGGTTCTCGGCCCAGCCCTGGTCCTATCCGCTGCAGGCAACGACCCAAGGTTTCCAGTAACCAACATGCAGCATCTCACTCGGAACAGCGGGGCTTGGCTGCTTCTATGTCAGGATCTGGGGTCAAAAGATCAAGAGATGGTGAATTGGAGACCTGTATAAACATCCAGGGTTGTACCACAGAAGGAGACCTGCTCTTTGCTCAGAAG TGTAAAGAGCTCCAAGGATTCATACCCCCTCTCACAGACCTACTGAAGGGGCTGAAGATGGGTCGATTTGAGAGAG GATTGAGCACTTTCCAGCAGAGTGTGGCAATGGACAGGATCCAGCGTATCTTAGGAGTTTTGAAGAAGCCACAGATGGG AGAGCGTTATCTAGGAACTCTGTTACAGGTGGAAGGAATGTTAAAGACTTGGTTTCCTCATATAGCTGCCCAGAAGTCATCATTGGGTAGCAGCAGGCACCAGCTGACCAAG TATTTTCCAAGCCACCACTTTTATCCAGCTGCTTCCTCTCCTGCACCTTCCGTGGAAAAGATGAACCAGACACAGCTAGGACAGCTAGTATTAAAACCAAAGCAGCCTTGGCACCTCACCGAATGGCCAGCTATGAACCTCACTTGGATCCACACTACTCCAATTTGCAATCCCCCTCTCAGTTCCCCAGGTACCATCTCCTTTAGCCATGGTCCTTTAGGCACTGGAACCAGCATTGGTGTCATCCTTTTCCTCCAACATGGAGTACAGTCCTTGACTCACTCAGCCCCAATCACTCCAGTTCCATCTACGACAGCATCTCCTGTCATCCCTGGTAATCATCAGAAACTATCTGCAGAGGGGCCTCATTATCACAATTTGCCAGTAACTCTGCCATCAAACTGTAGCtgtgccccttcccctcctggtcTACCCACCCTGACCAGAGAGATGACCACAGGACACCTGGAACAGATGAGAAGCCATCCTTTAGTTGCTCCTGCTGTCCATCCTCTCAACCCCTAA
- the C1H1orf54 gene encoding uncharacterized protein C1orf54 homolog isoform X2, producing the protein MDVLFVAILAVPLILGQEYEDGEELEEDEYYQVIYYYTITPSYDDFSVNFTVDYSMFEPENTVNRLDEKVEASETTISYETDRADHQKPVTEKPMTMEPSPDLNDAVSSLQSSGPLLLFWALVHGGMYFL; encoded by the exons ATGGATGTCCTCTTTGTAGCCATTCTTGCTGTGCCACTCATCCTGG GACAAGAATATGAGGATGGAGAAGAACTGGAAGAGGATGAGTATTATCAGGTGATCTATTATTACACAATCACCCCCAGCTATG ATGACTTTAGTGTGAACTTCACTGTTGATTACTCTATGTTTGAGCCAGAGAACACAGTG AACAGGTTGGATGAGAAGGTGGAAGCATCAGAGACTACCATTAGTTATGAAACAGACCGCGCTGACCATCAGAAGCCTGTAACAGAGAAACCAATGACAATGGAACCA AGTCCAGATCTGAATGACGCTGTATCCAGTCTGCAGAGTTCTGGTCCACTCCTTCTGTTCTGGGCCCTCGTTCATGGGGGGATGTATTTCCTGTAA
- the C1H1orf54 gene encoding uncharacterized protein C1orf54 homolog isoform X1 produces the protein MDVLFVAILAVPLILGQEYEDGEELEEDEYYQVIYYYTITPSYDDFSVNFTVDYSMFEPENTVNRLDEKVEASETTISYETDRADHQKPVTEKPMTMEPQSPDLNDAVSSLQSSGPLLLFWALVHGGMYFL, from the exons ATGGATGTCCTCTTTGTAGCCATTCTTGCTGTGCCACTCATCCTGG GACAAGAATATGAGGATGGAGAAGAACTGGAAGAGGATGAGTATTATCAGGTGATCTATTATTACACAATCACCCCCAGCTATG ATGACTTTAGTGTGAACTTCACTGTTGATTACTCTATGTTTGAGCCAGAGAACACAGTG AACAGGTTGGATGAGAAGGTGGAAGCATCAGAGACTACCATTAGTTATGAAACAGACCGCGCTGACCATCAGAAGCCTGTAACAGAGAAACCAATGACAATGGAACCA CAGAGTCCAGATCTGAATGACGCTGTATCCAGTCTGCAGAGTTCTGGTCCACTCCTTCTGTTCTGGGCCCTCGTTCATGGGGGGATGTATTTCCTGTAA